CACTTAACAGCAGTTTGCAATTCTCCCGATAACCAATTATCAAACTGGGGATAAACTGGTAAACGCGGAACGAGTTCCCATCCAACTGGCTCTAATATTTCTTGCAATTCCTGATAATTAGGATGAGGATAATCAGGATTCACTTCATCTTTTGGTCCAATTCCGCCTAAATCTCTCGCACCAGCTTCTAAACAAGCGAGTAACCATTCGTCATCTTTTACTAAATTCGGCGGTATTTGAATGGTAATATCTGGCGGTAAAATTTGACGTGCGTGAGAAATCACTCTTGGCAGTTGATGAGGGTCAAAAGGTGGCGCGTCAAAAGTTTGCTGATTTCCTGGACTATGAGGTTGCAGGATAACTTCTTGAATGTGCTCATAACGTTGATGAATGTGGCATATGGCTTCTAATGTTTCCCACCAATCGTCTTGTGTTTCGCCAATTCCTAACAGTAATCCAGTGGTAAACGGTATCTTTAATTCTCCCGCCCACTGTAATTGTTGTAGACGCACTTCTGGTAATTTACTCGGTGCGTGTTTATGCACTGTCTTTAACAATTCTGGCGTTAACTGTTCCAACATCAGTCCCATTGAAACGTTAACTTTCTTCAATTGTTGCATTTCCTCAAAACTCAGCGGTCCTGCATTGGTGTGTGGTAGAAAACCCATTGCAAGAGCTAATTCACACAAATCATAAATCCGCTGAAACCACGCCTGACGTTGTTGCGACTGGGGATGCACTTCGCCACTGAGTATCAATATTTCACAAATGTCTTGGCTGTGAAGTGGTTTGAAAAGCTTTTGTGCTTCTGAGATTGTCATCCATTGGCTCTTGCCTGGGTCTGTGCGAAAGTTACAGTAGGCACAGCGATTGAAGCATTCATAAGTTGGAACAATTGTGTAAGCAGGACTGTAGGTGACTTTTCGGGAATGAGAAGTTGGCATAAAACTTGACTTTTGACAAATGAGGTCTTGACGACCCTCACGAGTAACTATGCAATTTAAATGCGTATTAGCTTAACCTTTGCGATATGTATGTCATCGCAGTGCTTCCAGGGGATGAACAACTCGCTTGCCCAGAGGCTTTCAGAAAAACAGCTACAATTCAGAGCGATCGCTGTTTTGGATGTATATACCGATAGATAAGTATCTGGCTCTCGATATCGAACAAGTCGTGTCAATCTTGCAATTGGATTAACCAAGCCCTTAACAAACGCAGGGTATAAGGGCGCATTGCCTTACGCCTCTACTCATCTACAATATCGATTACCAAAAATATATTTTTCTGAAAAGGCTTTACAAAACGCAATAGAGATATTAAGATATTTACAGAGAGGTAAAGAAACCTACCTCCACATCAGATACATACATAACACTTAAGTAACGCACTCATAAAACAATGACAACCACCTTACAGCGTCGCGAAAGCGCCAACGTATGGGAACGGTTCTGCGAGTGGATCACCAGCACCGAAAACCGCCTATACATCGGTTGGTTCGGCGTACTCATGATCCCCACCCTGCTAGCCGCCACCACCTGCTTCATCATCGCCTTCATCGCAGCTCCCCCCGTTGACATCGACGGTATCCGTGAGCCAGTTGCAGGTTCCTTAATCTACGGAAACAACATCATCTCAGGTGCAGTAGTACCTTCCTCCAACGCCATCGGTTTACACTTCTACCCAATCTGGGAAGCAGCTTCCCTAGATGAGTGGTTGTACAACGGTGGTCCATACCAATTGGTAGTATTCCACTTCCTGATCGGCGTATTCTGCTACCTCGGTCGTGAGTGGGAACTGTCCTACCGCTTAGGTATGCGTCCTTGGATTGCAGTAGCATACTCAGCACCCGTAGCAGCAGCAACCGCAGTCTTCTTGGTCTACCCAATCGGACAAGGTTCCTTCTCTGACGGTATGCCTTTGGGTATCTCCGGAACCTTCAACTTCATGTTAGTGTTCCAAGCAGAGCACAACATCCTAATGCACCCCTTCCACCAACTAGGTGTAGCAGGTGTATTCGGCGGAAGCTTGTTCAGTGCAATGCACGGTTCGTTGGTAACTTCCTCCTTGGTACGTGAAACAACCGAAACCGAATCTCAGAACTACGGTTACAAGTTCGGTCAAGAAGAAGAAACCTACAACATCGTTGCAGCACACGGCTACTTCGGTCGCTTAATCTTCCAATACGCTTCATTCAACAACTCTCGTTCCTTGCACTTCTTCCTAGCTGCATGGCCAGTAGTTGGAATCTGGTTCACCGCACTCGGTGTCAGCACCATGGCGTTCAACCTCAACGGTTTCAACTTCAACTCTAGTGTGATTGACTCTCAGGGTCGTGTGATTGGAACCTGGGCAGACATCCTCAACCGCGCTAACCTGGGTATGGAAGTGATGCACGAGCGTAACGCTCACAACTTCCCTCTGGACTTGGCTGCTGGTGAAGCTGCTCCTGTTGCACTCTCTGCTCCCGCTATCAACGGCTAATTCTAAATATGTAGAGACGCGCCATGGCGCGTCTCTACATTAAAGTAAAAAGCGTCTCCCGAGAGGGGGGCGCTTTTTGGTTTGAGCCGTCCAGTCCATAAAATTCAGCAAGAAAAGTCCAATAAATGAGTCAGTGACAATCATGTCATTTTTCACTTTGTAATGAGAAAATACATCTAGGTAAAACACAGCCGCTTGGCGATACTTCCTCAACATCATGGGCAATACTTTTGGGCATCTGTTTCGCATCACTACTTTCGGCGAGTCCCACGGTGGCGGTGTGGGAGTCGTAATTGATGGTTGTCCTCCGCAACTAGAAATTTCCGCTGAGGAAATTCAAGTAGAACTAGATAGAAGGCGTCCCGGACAAAGTAAGATTACAACACCTCGAAAGGAAACGGACACCTGCGAAATTCTGTCTGGGGTGTTTGAGGGCAAAACGCTGGGAACCCCAATAGCAATCTTGGTGCGGAACAAAGACACTCGCTCCCAAGATTATGATGAGATGGCGCTCAAGTACCGCCCTTCCCACGCGGATGCAACTTATGACGCAAAATATGGTATTCGTAATTGGCAGGGTGGAGGTAGGTCTTCGGCGCGTGAGACTATTGGACGAGTTGCAGCAGGTGCGATCGCCAAAAAAATCCTCCGTCAAGTTGCCAATGTCGAAGTTATTGGTTATGTCAAACGCATCAAAGATTTAGAAGGCGACATTGACCCCAACACCGTTACTTTAGAGCAAGTTGAAAGCAACATCGTCCGCTGTCCGGATGCTGAATGTGCAGAACGGATGATTTCACTAATAGAACAAACTGGTAGACAAGGTAATTCTATCGGTGGCGTGGTGGAATGCGTAGCGCGAAATGTACCGAAAGGTTTGGGTGAACCAGTTTTCGATAAATTGGAAGCAGATATCGCTAAGGGTGTCATGTCCCTCCCAGCTAGCAAAGGCTTTGAAATTGGTTCTGGTTTTGCAGGGACGCTGCTGACTGGTTTTGAGCATAACGACGAGTTTTATACAGATGAAAAAGGAGAAATCCGCACCGTAACCAACCGTTCTGGTGGAATTCAAGGCGGAATTTCCAATGGTGAAGATATCATCTTACGTGTAGCATTTAAGCCAACGGCAACTATTAGAAAAGAGCAGAAGACAGTCACGAATGAGGGTGAAGAAACAACTTTAGCAGGGAAAGGACGCCATGATCCTTGTGTGTTACCGCGTGCAGTGCCAATGGTTGAGTCGATGGTAGCGTTGGTGCTATGCGACCATCTGTTACGGCATCACGGGCAATGTAAGGTGTTGTAATCTATTTATAGACAATTGTTAGGGTGCGTTAGGCTTTGTCGTAACGCACCCTAATTTTAGTAATGAAACTACAGATGTAGGCGTAAGCCGTGCCGTAGACTACATAGATGCACACAGATAAATAACTAGTGTTAATCTGTGTGCATCTGTGGTTCTAAATATCCCTTAATCATACTTTTGCCAGAAGTCTATTGTTGCGTGCAGAAAATTTCATCAGCAATTAAATGAGTCAAATAAGTTCTTAAAAGGGTTGCATCTCAATGGATTTGATTACAATATTAGGATTAGCCGCCGCTACATTAACTACCTTTTCATTTTTGCCACAAATGATAAAAACATGGCAAACGAAATCAGCCAAAGATGTTTCCTTGGTTATGCTAATTACCTTCAATACAGGTATATTTTTGTGGTTAATTTATGGAATTTCTCTAAAAGCTTTGCCGATTATTCTTGCTAACGGTGTGACATTTGTTTTTAACCTCATAATTCTATGGCTTAAAATTAAATATAGATAACTATGTAATCAACAAACACCTGTGACATCTTTATTTACTGCTGAACGCCTTTTATTTACCCCTGCTACCCCTGACACCGATGCTATCCCCACCATCTTTGCCTTTCCTAATGAGTACAGCGTGGGTATTACTAGCCTTGGCTATCAGGTGGTATGGGCAACTTTGGCAATGCGTTCTGATGTACAGGTAAGGCGTTTGTTCACTGATACTCACGAACAACTTCCTAGAAAGCCGGAATTACTGGGTTTTTCCTTGTCGTGGGAACTGGATTATGTCAATATATTAAACCTGCTGGAATCTTTAGAAATTCCCATCAGAACAAATGCCAGAGATGATAATCATCCCATAGTTTTTGGTGGTGGTTCCGTACTCACAGCCAACCCCGAACCTTTCGCGGATTTCTTTGATGTCATTTTGCTGGGGGATGGGGAAATTTTACTGGGGAATTTTATTGAAGCTTACAAAGAAGTTAGAAACGCTGATAGACAAACCCAACTCAAAGCATTAGCACAAGTCAGGGGTGTTTACGTCCCCAGTTTGTATGAGGTGGAATATCTTGCATCAGATGGCGCTGTAAAGTCAATTCAACCGATTTCACCAGACATTCCCGCAGAGGTACACAAGCAAACTTACCGGGGAAATGTCCTCTCAGCATCAACGGTGGTGACAGAAAAAGCGGCTTGGGAAAATATTTATATGGTGGAAGTGGTAAGAAGTTGCCCAGAAATGTGCCGCTTCTGTCTGGCTAGTTATCTCACACTACCTTTTAGAACCGCCAGTTTTGAAGAATCCCTCATTCCAGCGATTGAAAAAGGATTATCAGCCACAAATCGCTTAGGATTATTGGGAGCTTCAGTAACTCAGCATCCGGAGTTTGAAGCTTTGCTAGATTATATCAGTCAACCAAAGTACGATGATGTACGTCTTAGCATTGCCTCGGTACGAACAAACACCGTTACGGTGCAGTTGGCGCAGACTTTAGCAAAACGAGATACGAAATCGCTAACTATTGCCGTAGAAAGTGGTTCGGAAAAATTACGACAAATCATTAACAAAAAGTTGCACAATGACGAAATTATCCAAGCAGCAGTCAATGCTAAAGCTGGTGGATTATCTAGTTTGAAACTCTACGGAATGGTAGGAATTCCCGGTGAGGAACCAGAGGATTTAGATGCAACCGTGGCAATGATGCGTGATGTTAAAAAAGCTGCTCCTGGGCTGCGCTTAACACTAGGGTGTAGCACCTTTGTTCCCAAAGCACACACACCTTTTCAGTGGTTTGGAGTGAATTCACAAGCAGAAAAGCGGTTGCAGTTTTTACAAAAAAAACTCAAGCCTCAAGGCATCGACTTTCGCCCAGAAAGTTACAATTGGTCAATCATTCAAACCTTGTTATCGAGAGGCGATCGCAGAGTTTCCCAGCTTTTGAAACTTACCCGCGATTTTGGTGATTCCTTGGGTAGCTACAAACGTGCTTTCAAACAACTCAAGGGACAAATCCCCGACTTAGATTTTTACGTTCATGCTAATTGGTCAACAGACCAAGTCTTACCCTGGAATCATTTGCAAGGACCCTTACCGCAGTCTACACTACTAAAGCATTTGGCTGATGCCACCAGTCATTTCAACTCGCCCCAAAAACAGTTACAACCATTAAACTCATAGCCGAAAACTTAATTTTTTGAACACAGAGGAACGCAAAATTAAATTCTTCCTCTGTGTTCTCTGCGTCTCTATAATTCGATATTATTAGGATAATGACTGTATATGCAAACAACAACTGAATATTACTGCGCCTATTGTGGCGAACCGAATATAACCTTCGTTGATTTAAGTGCGGGTGGACAGCAATCTTACGTAGAAGATTGTCAAGTTTGCTGTCGTCCTAATACTCTCTACGTTCGGATAGATGAAGATACTCTTGATATAGAGATAGATACCGAATATGAAGAATAAACTTTTCTACTGATTTTAAATTTAATATTTTTTAGTAATAGGTCATTGAGACTGGTTAATGGATAGTAGTTAGTAGTTAGTGGTTATTTGAAAATTCATTAACAACTACCAACTAACAACTACCGACTATCAACTATCAATTACCACTTGCAAAATCGAAAATTGTTAAAATGCTGCACTTCAAATATTCTTCAGTGATTAATGCACCAGTGGAAGTCGTTTGGAAATTTCACGAAAGATTAGATGTTTTGCAATTACTTACCCCACCTTGGCAACCAGTTCAAGTCCTCCGGCGGGAGGGAGGACTGGGCAAGGGGGCTATCACTGAGTTTCGTCTTTTCCTCGGGCCATTGCCTTTGCGCTGGTTAGCACGTCACACAGAATACGAAGAATATCGCCTGTTTTGCGACGAACAAATTTCTGGACCTTTTGATTCTTGGGTACACCGACATCTGTTTGAACCGGAAAATGGCAAAACCAGATTGACAGATGATGTTTCCTTTTCTATGCCAGGTGGACAACCTGTAGAATTTGCCAGTGGTTGGCTTGTACAAGTGCAGCTAGAAGCAATGTTTCGCTACCGCCACCACGTCACAAAACGGGAGTGCGAGTCAAGTTAAGTCAATTATTTCCATATCCAGCTTTTATTTATCTTTATTTTTCAAGCCTTGGCGAGAAACCCACTGAAGCAAACCAGGAAACAACCGATAAAAGCCCTGGGAAACATTCGCCGAACCTACCATGACCTCAGATTTTTGATTCTTGACTGCATCCCAGATGGCATTTGCCACATCCTCAGGCTTTTCCACCATAGGAACTTTCAGCACAGTGTTGAGCTGATCACGACGGATTTGAGCATCGTGCTCATCACTACCCCGAAAAACTGCCCGTTCCATCAAACTACTCTTGATTAAATTTGGATAAATGCCGCAAACATGAATACCTTTAGGCTGTAATTCCGCGTGTAGCGATTCTGTTAATCCTGTAACAGCAAACTTACTGGTGCAATAAACCACGACATAGGGGGTAGGGACTTTGCCGCCAATGGAACTGAGATTCACAATCGTTCCAGATTTCCGCTGCAAGAAATGAGGCAAAAGAGCATGAATTGTGTGGATATATCCCCATAAGTTCAGGTCTATCACTTGATGCCAATCGTTGAGCGAGAACCCGTCCACTGGTCCCTCTGCGAAAACACCTGCATTGTTAATCAGTACGTCAATATAGCCGTAATGATCCAAAGCCTTT
The sequence above is a segment of the Mastigocladopsis repens PCC 10914 genome. Coding sequences within it:
- the cofG gene encoding 7,8-didemethyl-8-hydroxy-5-deazariboflavin synthase subunit CofG — protein: MPTSHSRKVTYSPAYTIVPTYECFNRCAYCNFRTDPGKSQWMTISEAQKLFKPLHSQDICEILILSGEVHPQSQQRQAWFQRIYDLCELALAMGFLPHTNAGPLSFEEMQQLKKVNVSMGLMLEQLTPELLKTVHKHAPSKLPEVRLQQLQWAGELKIPFTTGLLLGIGETQDDWWETLEAICHIHQRYEHIQEVILQPHSPGNQQTFDAPPFDPHQLPRVISHARQILPPDITIQIPPNLVKDDEWLLACLEAGARDLGGIGPKDEVNPDYPHPNYQELQEILEPVGWELVPRLPVYPQFDNWLSGELQTAVKWWRKSLYQTRLVQEGSRNSHVSC
- the psbA gene encoding photosystem II q(b) protein, whose product is MTTTLQRRESANVWERFCEWITSTENRLYIGWFGVLMIPTLLAATTCFIIAFIAAPPVDIDGIREPVAGSLIYGNNIISGAVVPSSNAIGLHFYPIWEAASLDEWLYNGGPYQLVVFHFLIGVFCYLGREWELSYRLGMRPWIAVAYSAPVAAATAVFLVYPIGQGSFSDGMPLGISGTFNFMLVFQAEHNILMHPFHQLGVAGVFGGSLFSAMHGSLVTSSLVRETTETESQNYGYKFGQEEETYNIVAAHGYFGRLIFQYASFNNSRSLHFFLAAWPVVGIWFTALGVSTMAFNLNGFNFNSSVIDSQGRVIGTWADILNRANLGMEVMHERNAHNFPLDLAAGEAAPVALSAPAING
- the aroC gene encoding chorismate synthase; this encodes MGNTFGHLFRITTFGESHGGGVGVVIDGCPPQLEISAEEIQVELDRRRPGQSKITTPRKETDTCEILSGVFEGKTLGTPIAILVRNKDTRSQDYDEMALKYRPSHADATYDAKYGIRNWQGGGRSSARETIGRVAAGAIAKKILRQVANVEVIGYVKRIKDLEGDIDPNTVTLEQVESNIVRCPDAECAERMISLIEQTGRQGNSIGGVVECVARNVPKGLGEPVFDKLEADIAKGVMSLPASKGFEIGSGFAGTLLTGFEHNDEFYTDEKGEIRTVTNRSGGIQGGISNGEDIILRVAFKPTATIRKEQKTVTNEGEETTLAGKGRHDPCVLPRAVPMVESMVALVLCDHLLRHHGQCKVL
- a CDS encoding SemiSWEET transporter produces the protein MDLITILGLAAATLTTFSFLPQMIKTWQTKSAKDVSLVMLITFNTGIFLWLIYGISLKALPIILANGVTFVFNLIILWLKIKYR
- a CDS encoding B12-binding domain-containing radical SAM protein — encoded protein: MTSLFTAERLLFTPATPDTDAIPTIFAFPNEYSVGITSLGYQVVWATLAMRSDVQVRRLFTDTHEQLPRKPELLGFSLSWELDYVNILNLLESLEIPIRTNARDDNHPIVFGGGSVLTANPEPFADFFDVILLGDGEILLGNFIEAYKEVRNADRQTQLKALAQVRGVYVPSLYEVEYLASDGAVKSIQPISPDIPAEVHKQTYRGNVLSASTVVTEKAAWENIYMVEVVRSCPEMCRFCLASYLTLPFRTASFEESLIPAIEKGLSATNRLGLLGASVTQHPEFEALLDYISQPKYDDVRLSIASVRTNTVTVQLAQTLAKRDTKSLTIAVESGSEKLRQIINKKLHNDEIIQAAVNAKAGGLSSLKLYGMVGIPGEEPEDLDATVAMMRDVKKAAPGLRLTLGCSTFVPKAHTPFQWFGVNSQAEKRLQFLQKKLKPQGIDFRPESYNWSIIQTLLSRGDRRVSQLLKLTRDFGDSLGSYKRAFKQLKGQIPDLDFYVHANWSTDQVLPWNHLQGPLPQSTLLKHLADATSHFNSPQKQLQPLNS
- a CDS encoding CPXCG motif-containing cysteine-rich protein, encoding MQTTTEYYCAYCGEPNITFVDLSAGGQQSYVEDCQVCCRPNTLYVRIDEDTLDIEIDTEYEE
- a CDS encoding SRPBCC family protein; the protein is MLHFKYSSVINAPVEVVWKFHERLDVLQLLTPPWQPVQVLRREGGLGKGAITEFRLFLGPLPLRWLARHTEYEEYRLFCDEQISGPFDSWVHRHLFEPENGKTRLTDDVSFSMPGGQPVEFASGWLVQVQLEAMFRYRHHVTKRECESS
- a CDS encoding SDR family NAD(P)-dependent oxidoreductase, which translates into the protein MAPTVLITGASQGIGKATSLLFARKGYDLVLTARHLDRLESVAQEVQSLGRPAPLTISCDVTDPSQVNSLVEKALDHYGYIDVLINNAGVFAEGPVDGFSLNDWHQVIDLNLWGYIHTIHALLPHFLQRKSGTIVNLSSIGGKVPTPYVVVYCTSKFAVTGLTESLHAELQPKGIHVCGIYPNLIKSSLMERAVFRGSDEHDAQIRRDQLNTVLKVPMVEKPEDVANAIWDAVKNQKSEVMVGSANVSQGFYRLFPGLLQWVSRQGLKNKDK